GCACTGTTTGAGCGCCAGCGAGTTTCCCGCGCGCCGCTGCAGCTCGAGCGCCTGCGGCGGTCTCCTGCGCCGCTGCCCGAGGGAGGTCGGGCCTGGAAACCACGGCCCGCATGCTTTACTTCCCTGGCTCGTCCTCCCCACCACCGAAGACCCGATTGCGCAGAAAGTCCTCCGGATCCCACGGCGGCTCGCCGCCGCCGAGGTAGCGATGGAACCAGTCCAAGTGCACCAGGTAGTAGAAGGCCATCTCGTACCAGCCGGGCCAGTGGCCGGCGTCGGGGAAGACCACCAGGCGGGCGGGCACGTCCTGTTTGCGCAGGGCGGTGAAGAACTGCAGGCTTTGGGTGTAGGGGACGCGGTAATCCTTCTCGCCGGTGACCACCAAGGACGGCGTCTTGAACTTCGCGGCGTGCTCCGATGGCGACCACTTCCGATAATGCTCAGAATTCCACGGCTGGCCGCAGAGATCCTTGTCCGGGAACCACAGCTCCTCCGTGGCACCGTAGAACGAATCCAGATCGTAGAGCCCCATCATCGCCGCCAGGGCCTCGAAGCGGTCGGTCTGGCCGGCGATCCACATCACCATGTAGCCGCCGTAGGACCAGCCCATGACGCCCACCCGGTCCTCGTCCACGTAGGGCAGCTCCTCCAATCCGTCCGCCACCGCCATCAGGTCCCGGTACACCCGGCCACCCCAATCGCAGGCGATGGCGTCGGTGAGATCCTGACTGTAGCCCGTGGAGCCGGTGGGATTGGCGAAGGCGAGGACGTAGCCCTTGCCCGGATAGACTTGCCAGTCGCCGCGGAAATTGTCCATCCACTGCCCTTGGGGGCCGCCGTGGACGTTGAGGATCAGCGGATACTTCTTCGTCGGGTCGAATCCGTGGGGCTTGATCAGGAAGACGTGGATCTTCTGCCCCCCGTCTCCCGGCAGCCACAACTCCTCCGGCGGCCGCAGATCCACTTTCTGTTCCAGCTCGCGATTGAACTCAGTCAACCGCTGACGCTGAGAGCCGTCCAGCGCCGAGCTCCACAGCTCCGTCGGCGCGTCGATGGCCCGCCTCACATAAACCACCCGATCCTTCCCCCGCACCTGCCAGCTGTCGATGCTCGAATGCGTGAAGAGCTTCTTGGTTGCGCCGCTGGCCAGATCCAACCGGTAGAGCGTGTGCCGCCCCTCCTCCGAAGCCTGCAGGATCAACCCCGACGAGTCCGGCAGCCACTCCAACGCGTCCGCCGCTGGATCTCCGGTGCCGTCCCCCGAGCCGTCCCTGCGGCCGCGCTCGGTGAGATAGCGCACCGAGCCACTCTGCCGGTCGAGCACCGCCACCCGGGTGAAGTCCGCCTCGTAGCCCGGCGTCTCCATGCTGCGGTAGGCGATGTAGCGGCCGTCCGGCGAGTACAGCGGACCGAAGTCCCAACCCTGGTTGCCTGCGGTGAGGTTCCTCGCCTCCGGCATCGAAGACTCAGCCTCGCCCGACTTCATTGCCAGCTTCACCGCCCACAG
This window of the Acidobacteriota bacterium genome carries:
- a CDS encoding S9 family peptidase, whose translation is MNRSSLDRPKTLSGMMAWSALLLAGLLAGAPSVAAQEASAGTETGRAFEIADFYRAAAVGGQDVSPDGGTAVITVTRFRLEEGESTDRLWFVPLGDDSEAREPRQMTFGEVHDHSPSFSPDGRSLLFVSGREGGEELWIMAVDGGEPRRLTDFSMDLRDPVWSPDGRWIAVTAGVYPECGADSACNEEIQSRWEDGPLNAHMADDLLYRHWTSWADGVVDHVLLVDARSGEVVRDLTPGAWPSPTFSLGDGPGYAFSPDGQELVFVSNHDEDQSGSTNADLWAVKLAMKSGEAESSMPEARNLTAGNQGWDFGPLYSPDGRYIAYRSMETPGYEADFTRVAVLDRQSGSVRYLTERGRRDGSGDGTGDPAADALEWLPDSSGLILQASEEGRHTLYRLDLASGATKKLFTHSSIDSWQVRGKDRVVYVRRAIDAPTELWSSALDGSQRQRLTEFNRELEQKVDLRPPEELWLPGDGGQKIHVFLIKPHGFDPTKKYPLILNVHGGPQGQWMDNFRGDWQVYPGKGYVLAFANPTGSTGYSQDLTDAIACDWGGRVYRDLMAVADGLEELPYVDEDRVGVMGWSYGGYMVMWIAGQTDRFEALAAMMGLYDLDSFYGATEELWFPDKDLCGQPWNSEHYRKWSPSEHAAKFKTPSLVVTGEKDYRVPYTQSLQFFTALRKQDVPARLVVFPDAGHWPGWYEMAFYYLVHLDWFHRYLGGGEPPWDPEDFLRNRVFGGGEDEPGK